A region from the Azospirillaceae bacterium genome encodes:
- the pyrC gene encoding dihydroorotase, which produces MTPDRITLRRPDDWHLHLRSGAMLRAVLPWTARQMGRAIVMPNLKPPVTTVAAAEAYRAEIRAALPAGSRFTPLMTCYLTDATDPAEVERGFASGAWAAAKLYPAHATTNSAHGVTDVRNIHPVLERMQAIGMPLLIHGEVTDHTVDIFDREAVFLERVLSPLLEAFPRLKVVLEHVTTEEAVAFVRRHGPGGRLGATITAHHLLINRSDIFAGGIRPHLYCLPIAKRERHRLALRRAAMSGEPWFFLGTDSAPHPLKDKESACGCAGCFTAATAIELYAMAFAEDGALDRLEAFASLNGPRFYGLEPNPDTITLERGETPVPDLVMVDGGGAADAVLPFLSGARLPWRVVD; this is translated from the coding sequence ATGACCCCCGACCGCATCACCCTCCGCCGACCCGACGACTGGCACCTGCACCTGCGGTCGGGCGCCATGCTGCGCGCCGTGCTGCCATGGACGGCGCGGCAGATGGGCCGGGCCATCGTGATGCCGAACCTGAAGCCGCCGGTCACCACCGTGGCGGCCGCCGAGGCCTATCGTGCGGAGATACGGGCCGCCCTGCCCGCGGGAAGCCGGTTCACACCCCTGATGACCTGCTACCTGACCGACGCCACCGACCCGGCGGAGGTGGAGCGCGGGTTCGCATCCGGCGCCTGGGCGGCGGCGAAGCTCTACCCCGCCCACGCCACCACCAATTCCGCCCACGGGGTGACGGATGTGCGCAACATCCACCCCGTGCTGGAGCGGATGCAGGCGATCGGCATGCCGCTGCTGATCCACGGCGAGGTGACGGACCACACCGTGGACATCTTCGACCGCGAGGCCGTGTTCCTGGAACGGGTGCTGTCGCCGCTGCTGGAGGCGTTCCCCCGCCTGAAGGTGGTGCTGGAGCACGTCACCACCGAGGAGGCCGTCGCCTTCGTGCGCCGGCATGGGCCGGGTGGCCGGCTGGGGGCGACGATCACCGCCCACCACCTGCTGATCAACCGGTCCGACATCTTCGCCGGCGGCATCCGCCCGCACCTCTACTGCCTGCCCATCGCCAAGCGCGAGCGGCACCGCCTGGCGTTGCGCCGGGCCGCCATGTCGGGCGAACCGTGGTTCTTCCTGGGCACGGACAGCGCGCCGCACCCGTTGAAGGACAAGGAGAGCGCGTGCGGCTGCGCCGGCTGCTTCACGGCCGCCACGGCCATCGAGCTGTACGCCATGGCGTTCGCCGAGGACGGCGCGCTCGACCGGCTGGAGGCCTTCGCCAGCCTGAACGGCCCGCGCTTTTACGGGCTGGAGCCCAATCCCGACACCATCACGCTGGAACGGGGCGAGACGCCGGTGCCCGACCTTGTGATGGTGGACGGCGGCGGCGCAGCCGACGCGGTCCTGCCCTTCCTGTCGGGCGCGCGCCTGCCCTGGCGGGTCGTGGACTGA
- a CDS encoding orotate phosphoribosyltransferase: MTADAQTIATLTAKLLLEIKAVHFYDGRTPFKFTSGWASPVYTDCRRIIAFPRARRAITEFAVETLRRDAGFECFDAVAGGETAGIPFAAWISDALGLPMQYVRKKPKGFGRNAQIEGVVEDGQRVLLVEDLATDGKSKVNFVEALRTAGCTVEHTFVVFHYGIFPQSRATMDAIGVKLHALVTWWDMLRVAKDSGYFEASTLAEVEKFLNDPAAWSGAHGGISEHPAG; the protein is encoded by the coding sequence ATGACCGCCGACGCCCAGACGATCGCCACGCTGACCGCCAAGCTGCTGCTGGAGATCAAGGCGGTCCATTTCTACGACGGGCGGACGCCGTTCAAGTTCACCTCGGGCTGGGCCAGCCCGGTCTACACCGACTGCCGCCGCATCATCGCCTTCCCGCGCGCGCGCCGCGCCATCACCGAATTCGCGGTCGAAACGCTGCGCCGCGACGCCGGCTTCGAATGCTTCGACGCGGTGGCGGGCGGCGAGACGGCGGGCATCCCCTTCGCCGCCTGGATCTCGGACGCGCTCGGCCTGCCCATGCAGTACGTGCGCAAGAAGCCCAAGGGCTTCGGCCGCAACGCCCAGATCGAAGGCGTGGTGGAGGACGGGCAGCGGGTTCTGCTCGTCGAGGATCTGGCCACCGACGGCAAGAGCAAGGTCAACTTTGTCGAAGCCCTGCGCACGGCCGGCTGCACGGTGGAGCACACCTTCGTCGTCTTCCACTACGGCATCTTCCCGCAGTCCCGGGCGACCATGGATGCGATCGGCGTGAAGCTGCACGCGCTGGTCACCTGGTGGGACATGCTGCGCGTGGCGAAGGACTCGGGCTACTTCGAAGCCTCGACCCTGGCCGAGGTCGAGAAGTTCCTGAACGACCCCGCCGCCTGGTCGGGCGCCCACGGCGGTATCAGCGAACACCCGGCGGGCTAA
- a CDS encoding tripartite tricarboxylate transporter substrate binding protein, whose amino-acid sequence MRRVFLAALAALAAAATLAAGGAGPAVAAWPERPIRFVVPYPAGGPTDVLARTIGERLSARYGQQVVVDNRPGAGGNLGADQVAKAAPDGHTLVLGTNSTHASNAGLYPNMPYDTARDFAPVTLVATVTNVLVVNPSVPARTVEELVAHAKANPGKLNYASSGSGSAAHLTGELFKMAAGIDMVHVPYRGAPPALTDLVAGQVQAMFATLPSALPQIQADRLRALAVTGRTPAPALPNVPTMAATLPGFESDAWFGVFAPAGTPSSVIDRLAADVAAVVAEPEVAQKLRAAGFEPATLAPAELRTFQAAEMEKWAAVVRASGATPE is encoded by the coding sequence ATGAGGCGCGTATTCCTCGCCGCATTGGCGGCCTTGGCCGCTGCAGCGACCCTGGCGGCAGGGGGCGCGGGGCCGGCCGTGGCGGCGTGGCCCGAAAGGCCCATCCGTTTCGTCGTGCCCTATCCGGCGGGCGGGCCGACCGATGTGCTGGCCCGCACCATCGGCGAACGGCTGTCGGCCCGGTACGGTCAGCAGGTGGTGGTGGACAACCGGCCGGGGGCCGGCGGCAACCTGGGGGCGGACCAGGTGGCCAAGGCCGCGCCCGACGGCCACACCCTCGTGCTGGGCACCAACTCGACCCACGCGTCGAACGCGGGGCTCTACCCCAACATGCCGTACGACACGGCCAGGGATTTCGCGCCGGTCACGCTGGTGGCCACCGTGACCAACGTGCTGGTCGTGAACCCGTCCGTCCCGGCCCGCACGGTGGAGGAGCTGGTCGCCCACGCCAAGGCCAATCCGGGCAAGCTGAACTATGCCTCAAGCGGCAGCGGCTCGGCCGCTCATCTGACGGGCGAACTGTTCAAGATGGCGGCCGGGATCGACATGGTCCACGTGCCCTACCGTGGCGCCCCACCGGCGCTGACCGATCTGGTCGCGGGCCAGGTGCAGGCCATGTTCGCCACGCTGCCCTCGGCCCTGCCGCAGATCCAGGCGGATCGGCTGCGCGCCCTGGCGGTGACGGGCCGCACGCCGGCCCCGGCGCTCCCCAACGTGCCCACGATGGCGGCGACGCTGCCGGGCTTCGAGTCCGATGCCTGGTTCGGCGTGTTCGCCCCGGCCGGCACACCGTCCTCGGTCATCGACAGGCTGGCCGCCGACGTGGCGGCCGTGGTGGCCGAGCCGGAGGTGGCGCAGAAGCTGCGCGCCGCCGGGTTCGAGCCGGCCACCCTGGCGCCGGCTGAACTACGCACGTTCCAGGCGGCGGAAATGGAGAAGTGGGCCGCGGTGGTCCGCGCGTCGGGCGCGACCCCGGAATAG
- a CDS encoding glutamate-5-semialdehyde dehydrogenase yields the protein MTALAETTQGLPALMAGLGRAARDAASRLAQAPAAQKAEALTASAAAVRARVDGILAANARDVATAGDKGVKGPMLDRLVLDAARVEAIAAGLDAIAAIPDPVGAVLAEWTRPNGLRIQRVRVPLGVVGIIYESRPNVTADAGGLCIKSGNAAILRGGSDSLHSSRAIVACLHEGLRAAGLPETAVQLVPTADRAAVGELLRLSEYVDVIVPRGGRSLIERVQAESRIPVFAHLDGNCHVYVHAAADLDTAHRVVLNSKMRRVSVCGAAETLLVDRAAAGTHLPVLLAALRDAGCAIRGDEAVRAVDPSAAPATEADWRTEYLDAVIAVRVVDGLDEAIAHVNTFGSHHTDSIVTGDAAAAERFLREVDSAIVLHNASTQFADGGEFGFGAEIGISTGRLHARGPVGAEQLTTFKYVVRGDGQIRP from the coding sequence ATGACCGCCCTCGCCGAAACAACCCAAGGCCTGCCCGCCCTGATGGCCGGGCTCGGCCGCGCCGCGCGGGATGCCGCGTCGCGGCTGGCCCAGGCGCCGGCCGCGCAGAAGGCCGAGGCGCTGACCGCATCGGCCGCAGCGGTCCGGGCGCGGGTGGACGGGATTTTGGCCGCCAACGCGCGCGACGTGGCCACGGCCGGGGACAAGGGGGTCAAGGGCCCCATGCTGGACCGTCTGGTCCTGGACGCCGCGCGGGTGGAGGCCATCGCCGCCGGCCTGGACGCCATCGCGGCCATTCCGGACCCGGTCGGTGCCGTCCTGGCGGAATGGACCCGTCCCAACGGCCTGCGCATCCAGCGCGTGCGCGTGCCGCTGGGCGTCGTCGGCATCATCTACGAAAGCCGGCCGAATGTGACCGCCGATGCGGGCGGCCTGTGCATCAAGTCCGGCAACGCCGCGATCCTGCGCGGCGGTTCGGACAGCCTGCACTCCTCGCGCGCCATCGTCGCCTGCCTGCACGAAGGGCTGCGTGCCGCCGGCCTGCCGGAGACGGCGGTGCAACTGGTCCCCACGGCCGACCGGGCCGCCGTCGGCGAACTCCTGCGCCTGTCCGAGTACGTGGACGTGATCGTGCCGCGGGGCGGCCGGTCGCTGATCGAACGGGTGCAGGCGGAAAGCCGGATTCCCGTGTTCGCCCATCTCGACGGCAACTGCCACGTCTACGTCCATGCCGCGGCCGACCTGGACACCGCGCACCGCGTGGTGCTGAACAGCAAGATGCGCCGGGTGTCGGTCTGCGGGGCGGCGGAAACCCTGCTGGTGGACCGGGCGGCCGCGGGCACCCACCTGCCCGTCCTGCTGGCGGCACTCCGGGACGCCGGCTGTGCCATCCGGGGCGACGAGGCCGTGCGCGCCGTCGATCCGTCCGCCGCCCCGGCGACGGAGGCGGACTGGCGGACCGAGTACCTGGACGCCGTCATCGCCGTGCGCGTGGTGGACGGGCTGGACGAGGCCATCGCCCACGTGAACACGTTCGGCTCCCACCACACCGACAGCATCGTCACCGGCGATGCCGCGGCGGCCGAACGCTTCCTGCGCGAGGTGGACAGCGCCATCGTGCTGCACAACGCGTCCACCCAGTTCGCCGACGGCGGGGAATTCGGGTTCGGGGCGGAGATCGGCATTTCCACCGGGCGCCTGCACGCGCGGGGGCCGGTCGGGGCCGAGCAGTTGACCACCTTCAAGTACGTCGTCCGCGGCGACGGACAGATCCGGCCTTAG
- a CDS encoding nicotinate-nucleotide adenylyltransferase, whose translation MRIGLLGGSFNPAHAGHRHIALMALKRLGLDAVWLLVSPQNPLKARAGMAPLEERIAGAARTVRHPRVLATGIETELGTRYTADTLAALKKRFPRTRFVWLMGADNLTQIVRWRHWETIFRATPVAVLARPPYSLKALGSKAARRFARNRVPAWAARTTAGVQPPAWTFLPIPLHPASATAIRRRKARAALLFKRTKR comes from the coding sequence TTGCGCATCGGGCTTCTGGGCGGCTCGTTCAACCCGGCGCACGCGGGGCACCGGCACATTGCGCTGATGGCCCTGAAACGCCTGGGGCTGGATGCGGTCTGGCTCCTGGTCAGCCCGCAGAACCCGCTGAAGGCGCGGGCCGGCATGGCGCCGCTGGAAGAGCGGATCGCCGGCGCCGCACGCACCGTCCGCCATCCCCGGGTGCTGGCCACCGGGATCGAAACCGAACTCGGCACCCGCTACACCGCCGACACGCTGGCCGCGCTGAAAAAGCGGTTCCCGCGCACACGGTTCGTCTGGCTGATGGGGGCCGACAATCTGACCCAGATCGTCCGCTGGCGGCACTGGGAGACGATCTTTCGAGCAACGCCGGTTGCGGTGCTGGCGCGGCCTCCCTATTCTCTCAAGGCGTTGGGAAGCAAGGCCGCGCGGCGGTTCGCCAGGAACCGGGTGCCGGCGTGGGCGGCCCGGACGACCGCGGGCGTGCAACCGCCCGCCTGGACGTTCCTGCCGATCCCACTCCACCCCGCCTCAGCCACCGCCATCCGACGGCGGAAGGCGCGGGCGGCCCTGCTGTTCAAGCGAACCAAGAGGTAG
- the rsfS gene encoding ribosome silencing factor has product MPARPVLDVTEPQKLRDVILASLDDDKAEEIVTIDLQGRTAIADYMVIATGRSTRQVAAMADHLREKLEKAGLGVRIEGLTQADWVLVDAGDVIVHLFRPEVRAFYQLEKMWAPDLEPRPARSA; this is encoded by the coding sequence ATGCCGGCCCGGCCGGTCCTCGACGTCACCGAGCCCCAGAAGCTCCGCGACGTAATCCTCGCCTCGCTCGACGACGACAAGGCCGAGGAGATCGTCACCATCGACCTGCAGGGGCGCACCGCCATTGCCGACTACATGGTGATCGCCACCGGTCGGTCGACCCGGCAGGTCGCCGCCATGGCCGACCATCTGCGCGAAAAGCTGGAAAAGGCCGGCCTGGGCGTGCGGATCGAAGGGTTGACCCAGGCCGACTGGGTGCTGGTGGACGCCGGCGACGTGATCGTCCACCTGTTCCGCCCCGAGGTGCGCGCCTTCTACCAGTTGGAGAAGATGTGGGCCCCCGACCTGGAACCCCGCCCCGCGCGGAGCGCATGA
- the rlmH gene encoding 23S rRNA (pseudouridine(1915)-N(3))-methyltransferase RlmH: MRIAILAIGAWRAGPHKALYDEYAGRLRWPLTLRELEPKRRATGDELRRLEGDLLLSAIPKGAKVVALDETGTHLTSEGFAARLRAWQDASVADVAFLIGGADGHDPAVRRRADLVLSLGTMTWPHLLVRALLVEQIYRAQQIIAGHPYHRA, translated from the coding sequence ATGCGGATCGCCATTCTGGCCATCGGCGCCTGGCGCGCCGGCCCGCACAAGGCCCTTTACGACGAATACGCCGGCCGCCTGCGCTGGCCGCTGACGCTGCGCGAGCTCGAACCCAAGCGTCGTGCCACCGGCGACGAACTCCGCCGCCTTGAGGGCGACCTCCTCCTTTCCGCGATCCCGAAAGGGGCAAAGGTCGTGGCGCTGGACGAGACCGGCACCCATCTGACCAGCGAAGGCTTCGCCGCGCGCCTGCGCGCCTGGCAGGACGCGTCCGTTGCCGACGTCGCGTTCCTGATCGGGGGCGCCGACGGCCATGATCCGGCCGTGCGCCGGCGCGCCGACCTGGTCCTGAGCCTGGGCACGATGACCTGGCCGCACCTGCTGGTCCGTGCCCTTCTGGTCGAGCAGATCTACCGCGCGCAGCAGATCATCGCCGGCCACCCCTACCACCGCGCCTGA
- the gpmI gene encoding 2,3-bisphosphoglycerate-independent phosphoglycerate mutase: MPTTAANRARPVVLCVLDGWGWREEREDNAVALANTPNFDRLWASCPRGFLQASQKDVGLPTGQIGNSEVGHMNLGAGRVVMQDLPRIDTAIEGGELGRNPAVATLVEALKRSGGTCHVMGLVSPGGVHSHQDHIAALARHVAAQGVPVAIHAFTDGRDVGPTTAHEQMRAFLDSLAGAEGDIRIATVSGRYYAMDRDNRWERVAKAHDAMVLADGLPAQDPLAAIRQSYGDKINDEFILPHVIGGYRGMVDGDGVLCGNFRADRVREILMALLDPGFSGFERRKPVRFAAAVGLVEYSDELNRVMSTIFPPKELTQVMGEVVAEAGLTQLRIAETEKYPHVTFFFNGGEERKYPGESRIMVPSPKVATYDLQPEMSAREVADKLVAAIDAGPPDFVVVNFANPDMVGHTGSLDAAIKAVEAVDECLGRVEAAVRRHGGALLVTADHGNCEMMRDPVTGGPHTAHTLNKVPIFLVGGPDGVTHLAEGRLADVAPTLLELIGLPQPVEMTGQSLLRRG, from the coding sequence ATGCCGACGACCGCCGCCAACCGCGCCCGCCCCGTTGTCCTTTGCGTGCTCGATGGTTGGGGATGGCGGGAGGAGCGGGAGGACAACGCCGTCGCATTGGCGAACACCCCCAACTTCGACCGGCTGTGGGCGTCCTGCCCGCGCGGCTTCCTGCAGGCGAGCCAAAAGGACGTCGGCCTGCCCACGGGCCAGATCGGCAACTCCGAGGTCGGGCACATGAACCTGGGCGCCGGCCGGGTGGTGATGCAGGACCTGCCCCGGATCGACACCGCCATCGAAGGCGGCGAGCTTGGCCGCAATCCCGCGGTGGCCACCCTGGTCGAGGCGCTGAAGCGCAGCGGCGGCACCTGCCATGTCATGGGTCTGGTGTCCCCCGGCGGCGTCCACTCGCACCAGGACCACATTGCCGCCCTGGCCCGGCACGTGGCGGCCCAGGGCGTACCCGTGGCCATCCACGCCTTCACCGACGGCCGCGACGTGGGCCCGACCACCGCGCACGAGCAGATGCGGGCGTTCCTGGACAGTCTGGCCGGCGCCGAGGGCGACATCCGCATCGCCACCGTGTCCGGCCGCTACTATGCCATGGACCGGGACAATCGCTGGGAACGTGTGGCGAAGGCCCACGACGCCATGGTCCTGGCCGACGGGTTGCCCGCGCAGGACCCGCTGGCGGCCATCCGGCAGTCCTACGGTGACAAGATCAACGACGAGTTCATCCTGCCCCACGTGATCGGCGGCTATCGCGGCATGGTGGACGGCGACGGGGTCCTGTGCGGCAACTTCCGCGCGGACCGCGTGCGCGAGATCCTGATGGCCCTGCTGGATCCCGGCTTCAGCGGGTTCGAGCGGCGCAAGCCCGTCCGGTTCGCGGCGGCGGTCGGGCTGGTGGAGTATTCGGACGAGCTGAACCGCGTGATGTCCACGATCTTCCCGCCGAAGGAGCTGACCCAGGTCATGGGCGAGGTCGTGGCGGAGGCCGGGCTGACCCAGCTCCGTATCGCGGAGACCGAGAAGTATCCGCACGTCACCTTCTTCTTCAACGGCGGCGAGGAGAGGAAGTACCCGGGCGAAAGCCGGATCATGGTCCCCTCGCCCAAGGTCGCGACCTACGACCTGCAACCCGAGATGTCGGCACGCGAGGTTGCGGACAAGCTGGTCGCCGCCATCGACGCCGGCCCGCCGGACTTCGTGGTGGTCAACTTCGCCAACCCCGACATGGTTGGCCATACCGGCAGCCTGGACGCCGCCATCAAGGCGGTCGAGGCCGTGGACGAATGCCTGGGCCGGGTCGAGGCCGCGGTGCGCCGGCATGGCGGCGCGCTGCTGGTGACGGCGGACCACGGCAATTGCGAAATGATGCGCGACCCCGTCACCGGCGGTCCGCACACCGCCCATACCCTGAACAAGGTGCCGATTTTCCTGGTGGGCGGACCGGACGGGGTGACGCATCTGGCAGAGGGTCGCCTGGCCGACGTCGCGCCCACCCTGCTGGAACTGATCGGCCTTCCCCAGCCGGTCGAGATGACCGGGCAATCCCTGCTGCGCCGGGGATAG
- a CDS encoding methyl-accepting chemotaxis protein, with the protein MNSLLSHFGLKVQIGLIGAIGTAGLLLYGAIDHYNTARQQAYQAEALAAASLDSQVDAIRLNLLDARRAEKDFLLRKEERYAARNAEIVAQTDRLVAEVLARPTAGSIVEQLNRMRGELKSYAQAFQAVAAEQARVGLDETKGLLGSMRNSVRMVEAVLNGSGQDKLSLELLMMRRNEKDFLARVDAQYVDEFKRNHKEFAALLTASELPEVIKADLNAKMAAYERDFLSLAQAMQALGGHVKTLSDTYARMEPMVAEIHDRQKAAYATALQSADRVSREGVWMGWTTLAAVAVVMMALCMLVGRAVANPVLALDQVMRRLAAGEFDVEVPGRARRDEVGAMAASVEVFRGNGLEMRRLADERAAADARAAEERRAMLRSVADEFEAEVRGIVEAVASTAAQVEAAARTVAASSEQTRQQSTSASGASEEASESVNMVASATEELSSSILEIGRQVVTSGRITTAAVQEAQQADRMVEGLSGAVRAIGEVVGLIQSIAGQTNLLALNATIEAARAGEAGKGFAVVASEVKNLAAQTAKATEEIQAKVAEIQGSAGSAVRAIQGIGATVVQINEITTTVASAVEEQGAATREIAGNIQQAAAGTREVSRNINVVMTAAEEAGAASGQLLGAAQGLARDADRMRREVNAFLAKIQAA; encoded by the coding sequence ATGAACAGCCTGCTTTCACATTTTGGCCTGAAGGTGCAGATCGGTCTGATCGGCGCCATCGGTACAGCCGGTCTCCTGCTGTATGGGGCGATCGACCACTACAACACGGCCAGGCAGCAGGCCTACCAAGCCGAGGCATTGGCCGCGGCATCGCTCGACAGCCAAGTGGACGCGATCCGCCTGAACCTGCTGGACGCGCGGCGCGCCGAAAAGGATTTCCTGCTCCGCAAGGAAGAGCGCTACGCCGCGCGCAACGCCGAAATCGTGGCGCAGACCGACCGGCTCGTCGCGGAGGTGCTCGCCCGTCCCACCGCCGGGTCCATTGTCGAGCAGCTGAACCGGATGCGGGGCGAACTGAAATCGTATGCCCAGGCGTTCCAGGCCGTCGCGGCGGAACAGGCCCGCGTCGGGTTGGATGAAACCAAGGGCCTGCTCGGATCGATGCGGAATTCCGTGCGCATGGTGGAAGCGGTCCTCAATGGCAGCGGCCAGGACAAGCTGTCCCTCGAGTTGCTGATGATGCGTCGGAACGAGAAGGATTTCCTGGCCCGTGTCGATGCCCAGTACGTGGACGAGTTCAAAAGGAACCACAAAGAGTTCGCGGCGCTGTTGACGGCCTCGGAATTGCCGGAGGTCATCAAGGCGGATCTCAACGCGAAAATGGCCGCCTACGAGCGCGATTTCCTGTCCCTGGCCCAGGCAATGCAGGCACTGGGCGGGCATGTCAAAACCCTGTCGGACACCTACGCGCGGATGGAGCCGATGGTGGCGGAAATCCACGATCGGCAGAAGGCGGCCTATGCCACGGCCTTGCAGTCCGCCGACCGCGTATCGCGCGAAGGCGTGTGGATGGGCTGGACCACCTTGGCTGCGGTCGCGGTCGTCATGATGGCGCTTTGCATGCTGGTCGGCCGGGCCGTCGCCAATCCCGTCCTGGCGCTCGACCAGGTGATGCGCCGCTTGGCGGCGGGTGAGTTCGATGTCGAGGTTCCAGGGCGGGCACGCCGGGACGAGGTCGGCGCCATGGCGGCATCGGTCGAGGTGTTCCGTGGCAATGGCTTGGAGATGAGGCGCCTGGCCGACGAACGCGCGGCCGCGGACGCACGGGCCGCCGAGGAGCGCCGCGCCATGCTGCGGAGCGTGGCGGACGAATTCGAGGCCGAGGTCCGGGGCATCGTCGAGGCGGTGGCGTCCACGGCCGCCCAGGTGGAAGCTGCGGCGCGGACGGTGGCGGCGTCCTCCGAACAGACCCGGCAGCAGTCCACGTCCGCTTCGGGCGCGTCCGAGGAGGCTTCGGAGAGCGTCAACATGGTGGCGAGCGCCACCGAGGAGCTGAGTTCCTCGATCCTGGAAATCGGTCGGCAGGTGGTCACCTCGGGCCGGATCACGACGGCGGCCGTGCAGGAGGCCCAACAGGCCGACCGCATGGTGGAAGGCCTGTCCGGCGCGGTCCGGGCGATCGGTGAGGTGGTGGGCCTGATCCAATCCATTGCCGGCCAGACCAACCTTCTGGCGCTGAATGCCACCATCGAGGCGGCGCGCGCCGGCGAGGCCGGCAAGGGCTTCGCGGTGGTCGCCTCCGAGGTCAAGAACCTGGCCGCCCAGACCGCCAAGGCCACCGAGGAGATCCAGGCGAAGGTCGCGGAGATCCAGGGATCCGCCGGTTCGGCAGTCCGGGCGATCCAGGGGATCGGGGCCACGGTGGTTCAAATCAACGAGATCACCACAACCGTGGCATCCGCCGTGGAGGAGCAGGGGGCCGCCACGCGCGAGATCGCCGGCAACATCCAGCAGGCCGCCGCCGGCACCCGCGAGGTCTCCCGCAACATCAACGTCGTGATGACCGCGGCGGAGGAGGCCGGGGCGGCGTCCGGCCAGTTGCTGGGTGCGGCACAGGGCTTGGCGCGCGATGCCGACCGCATGCGCCGCGAGGTGAACGCGTTCCTGGCAAAGATCCAGGCTGCGTAA
- a CDS encoding peptidoglycan DD-metalloendopeptidase family protein: MWLVLLLLAAAQPAHAQDHEQRLQRMERELDQIRGRDRELDRQAQAHAKELDTLRRRLVEAAAGLDAAEAALGGTEADLDRLTAREAAGSQALADRRAQLIELLAALQRVGRIPPEAALLRPGTPIDAARAAMLLQSAVPGLRERTEALRTELEALAATRAELAARRDDAERRRASVVAQRAELTTLLARREELARRTETERERLAERQRRLAAQASDLRALMERIEAERQAAEERRQQALREEAERQRRARSGEQAARAPAPAVLPLTPPVAGNVTLRFGEADRHGAISRGMIYETRGTARVVAPAAGSVVFAGPFRGYGLILIVEHAGGYHSLLSGLGRIGVAVGQRILAGEPVGAMDGNDRNGSEGLPRLYFELRRGGQPVDPRRGLPSNEAKGQG; this comes from the coding sequence ATGTGGCTCGTGCTTTTGCTGTTGGCGGCCGCCCAACCCGCCCACGCCCAAGACCACGAGCAGCGGCTCCAACGGATGGAACGGGAGCTGGACCAGATCCGCGGTCGGGACCGCGAGCTGGATCGCCAAGCCCAGGCCCATGCGAAGGAGCTGGATACCCTGCGCCGCCGCCTGGTGGAGGCGGCGGCAGGGCTGGACGCCGCGGAAGCCGCCCTGGGGGGAACCGAGGCCGACCTCGACCGCTTGACCGCACGCGAGGCGGCGGGCTCGCAGGCACTGGCGGACAGACGGGCGCAACTCATCGAACTTCTGGCGGCCCTGCAACGCGTGGGCCGCATCCCGCCGGAAGCCGCGCTTCTGCGCCCAGGCACCCCGATCGACGCCGCCCGTGCCGCCATGCTGCTGCAAAGCGCCGTGCCCGGACTGCGCGAACGCACCGAGGCCCTGCGGACGGAACTGGAGGCACTGGCCGCGACCCGCGCCGAACTGGCGGCCCGCCGTGACGACGCCGAACGACGGCGTGCGTCCGTCGTGGCCCAGCGGGCGGAACTGACGACGCTGCTGGCCCGCCGCGAGGAACTGGCACGCCGGACCGAGACCGAGCGCGAACGCCTGGCCGAGCGGCAGCGGCGGCTGGCGGCCCAGGCTTCGGATCTGCGGGCGCTGATGGAGCGGATCGAGGCGGAACGACAGGCCGCCGAGGAGCGGCGCCAGCAGGCCTTGCGCGAGGAGGCGGAACGGCAGCGGCGCGCACGGTCCGGCGAGCAGGCGGCCAGGGCCCCCGCACCCGCGGTCCTGCCCCTGACGCCTCCGGTCGCCGGAAACGTGACCCTGCGTTTCGGCGAGGCCGACCGCCATGGCGCCATCAGCCGTGGCATGATCTACGAAACGCGCGGCACAGCGCGAGTCGTCGCACCCGCGGCGGGATCGGTCGTGTTTGCTGGTCCGTTCAGAGGCTATGGGCTTATCTTGATCGTCGAACACGCCGGTGGATATCATAGCCTGCTGTCCGGTCTCGGCCGGATCGGCGTCGCCGTTGGTCAGCGCATTCTGGCGGGCGAGCCGGTGGGTGCGATGGATGGAAACGACCGCAACGGAAGCGAAGGGTTGCCCCGCCTGTATTTCGAGCTTCGCCGTGGCGGGCAGCCGGTCGATCCCCGGCGCGGTCTCCCTTCGAACGAAGCCAAAGGACAGGGCTAG